The Methylomagnum ishizawai genome has a window encoding:
- the flgL gene encoding flagellar hook-associated protein FlgL has protein sequence MRISSGWIQQLGVNSMLNQQSLVSQTQMQLSTGLRVLTPADDPGGAVGAQIMTESLKTTQQYQTNLTTAQGRLQLEDSALDSVDTLLQRIKEVAVRGLNDTLTASDRQALGDQTQQYLDEITGLTNTKNANGEYIFGGYRTDTPPYVFDDQRTPPSYVYQGGQQQRSLRIGDLRNIEDGDTGFRVFEDVPSTAGKLGIANVDGKQSLLNTVYTLAQALKGDLTGTHGTLTGTANLAGGKDYSAGPASFNLAVDGGTAETITIPAQNYPSAQALADAINTQISAGPLRDKVAAQVSNGAIQFASAQIGPNASVTVSQGTPGFLADAGLADPSTGTGSTTEFHATASAALADIDTGLERVLDVRASIGARLNALDEQDSLQSKFIIDTQANLSKVQDLDYAEAISRFSQQQTVLQASMTAFSQVQKLSLFNYL, from the coding sequence ATGCGGATATCGAGCGGTTGGATACAACAACTGGGCGTCAATTCGATGCTGAACCAGCAGTCCCTGGTGTCCCAGACCCAGATGCAGCTATCCACCGGCCTGCGCGTGTTGACCCCGGCGGACGATCCGGGCGGGGCGGTCGGCGCCCAGATCATGACGGAATCGCTCAAGACCACCCAGCAATACCAAACCAACCTGACCACGGCGCAAGGCCGCTTGCAACTCGAAGACTCCGCCCTGGATTCGGTGGATACCCTGTTGCAGCGGATCAAGGAAGTGGCGGTGCGCGGACTCAACGACACCCTCACCGCCAGCGACCGCCAAGCCCTGGGCGATCAAACCCAGCAATACCTCGACGAAATCACCGGGCTCACCAACACCAAGAACGCCAACGGCGAATACATCTTCGGCGGCTACCGCACCGATACCCCGCCCTATGTGTTCGACGACCAGCGGACGCCGCCCAGCTATGTCTATCAAGGCGGTCAACAGCAGCGCTCGCTGCGGATCGGCGATCTGCGCAACATCGAGGATGGCGATACCGGATTCCGGGTATTCGAGGACGTGCCCTCGACGGCGGGCAAGCTCGGCATCGCCAATGTCGATGGCAAGCAAAGCCTCCTCAACACGGTCTACACCCTGGCCCAGGCGCTCAAAGGGGATTTGACCGGCACCCACGGCACGCTCACCGGCACGGCGAACCTCGCGGGCGGGAAGGATTATTCGGCGGGACCGGCGAGTTTCAATCTGGCGGTGGACGGCGGCACGGCGGAGACGATCACCATTCCGGCCCAGAACTACCCCTCGGCCCAAGCCTTGGCCGATGCCATCAACACCCAAATCAGCGCGGGACCGCTCCGGGACAAAGTGGCGGCGCAAGTCAGCAACGGGGCGATCCAATTCGCCTCGGCCCAGATCGGTCCCAACGCCAGCGTCACCGTCAGCCAGGGCACGCCCGGCTTCCTGGCCGACGCGGGGCTGGCCGATCCCTCGACCGGCACCGGATCGACCACCGAATTCCACGCCACCGCCAGCGCGGCGCTGGCCGATATCGACACCGGCCTGGAGCGGGTGTTGGATGTCCGCGCCAGCATAGGTGCCCGCCTCAACGCCCTGGACGAGCAAGACTCCCTGCAAAGCAAATTCATCATCGACACCCAGGCCAACCTGTCCAAGGTGCAAGACCTCGACTACGCCGAGGCCATCAGCCGCTTCAGCCAACAGCAAACGGTGCTGCAAGCCTCGATGACAGCGTTCTCGCAGGTGCAGAAACTGTCGTTGTTCAATTACCTGTGA
- a CDS encoding peptide chain release factor 3 gives MSETLQELQRRRTFAIISHPDAGKTTLTEKLLLFGGAIQLAGSVKGRKAARHATSDWMEMEKQRGISVTTSVMQFEHKERIFNLLDTPGHEDFSEDTYRTLTAVDSALMVIDSAKGVEDRTIKLMEVCRLRDTPILTFINKLDREGREPIELLDEVEAVLKIQCAPITWPIGMGKRFKGVYNLAEDAVHLFSPSHGDRIVEGEKIQGLANPRLDEVLGDQADELRTEIELVQGASHTFDHAAYLAGKQTPVFFGSAINNFGVLDLLDAFADFAPGPQSRRARERNVEAEEEKFSGFVFKIQANMDPAHRDRIAFLRICSGKYTKGMKMHHVRIGKAVQIANAITFQADSRVNVEDAYAGDIIGLHNHGTIQVGDTFTQGETLKYEGVPYFAPELFRRVVLKDPLRAKALQKGLQQLTEEGATQLFKPLKNNDLILGAVGVLQFDVTAFRLKAEYNVECVYDNVSVTTARWVTCDDPKKLEEFKRKLFDNLAEDGSGYLVYLATSRVNLALTQERWPEIRFSATREL, from the coding sequence ATGTCCGAAACCCTCCAGGAACTCCAACGGCGGCGCACCTTCGCCATCATTTCCCACCCCGACGCCGGCAAGACCACCCTTACCGAAAAGCTGCTGCTGTTCGGCGGCGCGATCCAGCTCGCAGGTTCGGTCAAGGGCCGCAAAGCCGCCCGCCACGCCACCTCCGACTGGATGGAGATGGAAAAGCAGCGCGGTATCTCCGTCACCACGTCGGTGATGCAGTTCGAGCATAAGGAGCGCATCTTCAACCTGCTCGACACGCCCGGCCACGAGGATTTCTCGGAGGACACCTACCGCACCCTGACCGCCGTGGACTCGGCCCTGATGGTGATCGACAGCGCCAAGGGCGTAGAAGACCGCACCATCAAGCTGATGGAGGTCTGCCGCTTGCGCGACACGCCCATCCTCACCTTCATCAACAAGCTGGACCGCGAGGGCCGCGAGCCCATCGAGCTTTTGGACGAGGTCGAGGCCGTCCTGAAAATCCAGTGCGCCCCGATCACCTGGCCCATCGGCATGGGCAAGCGCTTCAAGGGCGTCTACAACCTGGCCGAGGACGCCGTGCATTTGTTCAGCCCCTCGCATGGCGACCGCATCGTCGAGGGCGAGAAAATCCAGGGCTTGGCCAATCCCCGCCTCGACGAGGTGCTGGGCGACCAGGCCGACGAACTCCGCACCGAAATCGAACTGGTGCAGGGCGCGAGCCACACCTTCGACCATGCCGCCTATCTGGCGGGCAAGCAGACGCCGGTGTTCTTCGGCTCGGCCATCAATAATTTCGGGGTGCTGGACCTGTTGGACGCCTTCGCCGATTTCGCGCCGGGGCCGCAGTCGCGGCGGGCGCGGGAACGTAACGTCGAGGCCGAAGAGGAAAAATTTAGCGGCTTCGTCTTCAAAATCCAGGCGAACATGGACCCGGCCCACCGCGACCGCATCGCCTTCCTGCGCATCTGCTCGGGCAAATACACCAAGGGCATGAAGATGCACCATGTCCGCATCGGTAAGGCGGTGCAGATCGCCAACGCCATCACCTTCCAGGCCGATAGCCGCGTCAATGTCGAGGACGCCTACGCGGGCGATATCATCGGCCTGCACAACCACGGCACCATCCAGGTCGGCGATACCTTCACCCAGGGCGAGACCTTGAAATACGAGGGCGTGCCGTATTTCGCGCCGGAATTGTTCCGCCGGGTGGTGCTGAAGGACCCGCTCAGGGCCAAGGCGCTGCAAAAGGGTTTGCAGCAATTGACGGAGGAGGGCGCGACCCAGTTGTTCAAGCCTTTGAAGAACAATGATTTGATCCTGGGCGCGGTGGGGGTGTTGCAGTTCGACGTGACCGCGTTCCGCCTGAAAGCCGAGTACAACGTGGAATGCGTCTACGACAATGTGTCCGTGACCACGGCGCGGTGGGTGACTTGCGACGATCCCAAGAAGCTGGAGGAATTCAAGCGCAAGTTGTTCGACAACCTGGCAGAGGACGGCAGCGGCTATCTGGTCTATCTCGCCACCAGCCGGGTGAATCTGGCCTTGACCCAGGAGCGTTGGCCGGAAATCAGGTTCAGCGCGACGCGGGAGTTATAA
- a CDS encoding helix-turn-helix domain-containing protein codes for MFDNARENAAAVGLLRTTLAEELKGKPDARYLHRLHCVLLVMFGFEAKRVGGCFCDDSSTVARWVRHFRESGLEGLREVKRSGRPTGLSEGQMLDLAGELLQPPGRLGYGTGMGRWNGRLLREHLKARYDVVFSVRQCQRLLRQMRIETGAGGGLGATTMAGL; via the coding sequence ATGTTTGATAATGCACGGGAAAACGCTGCGGCGGTCGGGCTGCTGAGGACCACCCTCGCGGAGGAACTGAAGGGGAAGCCGGATGCGCGTTATCTGCATCGGCTGCATTGCGTCTTGCTGGTGATGTTCGGGTTTGAGGCCAAACGGGTGGGCGGATGTTTCTGCGACGATTCCAGCACCGTGGCCCGTTGGGTCCGGCATTTTCGGGAATCCGGCTTGGAGGGTTTGCGCGAGGTCAAGCGGAGCGGGCGGCCTACCGGACTCAGCGAGGGGCAAATGCTTGATTTGGCGGGCGAGTTGCTGCAACCGCCCGGACGGCTGGGCTATGGGACCGGCATGGGCCGCTGGAACGGCAGGCTGCTGAGGGAGCATCTCAAGGCCCGTTACGATGTCGTGTTCAGCGTGCGTCAATGCCAAAGACTCTTGCGCCAAATGCGTATCGAGACGGGGGCAGGCGGCGGACTGGGCGCTACCACCATGGCGGGGCTGTAG
- a CDS encoding carbon starvation CstA family protein, whose amino-acid sequence MTQDKQHSETHWRFTALWLAVALLGAAAVGGIALNRGESVNSIWFVTAAVCVYALGYRFYSAFVATQVLVLDGSRATPAERFDDGRDFVPTNRWVVFGHHFAAIAGPGPLIGPTLAAQFGYLPGTLWILVGAVLGGCVQDFVILFCSIRRDGRSLGQMARDELGPIGGGAALLGVMCIMIILIAVLGLVVVNAMKHSPWATSTVGATIPIAMIIGVYMSKLRPGRVIEATVLGVSLLLLSVWGGGVVDGMPGLREAFDYDGQPLAFMVIAYGFAAAVLPVWLLLAPRDYLSTFMKLGTIAALAVAILCLHPEVKMPAMTRFVDGTGPIFGGTLFPFVFITIACGAISGFHSLISSGTTPKLLANEADARFIGYGAMMMESFVAIMAMVAATVLDPGVYFAINSPAGVVGKEAVDAVAKISGWGFPVTVEQMQFLAREMGETTLFARTGGAPSLAVGMASLFASAFGQSLLSLWYHFAIMFEALFILTTLDAGTRVARFMLQDILGNWIPALGRTSWYPGVILTSALVVAGWGYLLYIGVIDPLGGINSLWPLFGIANQMLAGIALCVATTIIVKSGKLRYAWVTAVPLLWLLTVTTTAALEKLFSPQLRIGFLAHARDMADKLAAGTLPADQVAKAPQLIFNDYLDAALTGLFLLVSWTLAGDTLRVCWAIVAKKPHPPSSESAHIPSRLVEDWVRD is encoded by the coding sequence ATGACCCAGGACAAACAACACTCTGAGACCCACTGGCGATTCACCGCCCTGTGGCTGGCGGTGGCCTTGCTCGGGGCGGCGGCGGTGGGCGGCATCGCCCTGAACCGGGGGGAAAGCGTCAACAGCATTTGGTTCGTGACGGCGGCGGTGTGCGTGTACGCGCTGGGCTACCGCTTCTACAGCGCCTTCGTGGCGACCCAGGTGCTGGTGCTGGACGGTTCCCGCGCCACCCCCGCCGAACGCTTCGACGATGGCCGCGACTTCGTGCCCACCAACCGCTGGGTGGTGTTCGGCCATCATTTCGCCGCCATCGCCGGGCCCGGCCCCTTGATCGGGCCGACCCTGGCCGCGCAATTCGGCTACCTGCCCGGCACCCTGTGGATTCTGGTCGGCGCGGTTTTGGGCGGCTGCGTGCAGGATTTCGTGATCCTGTTCTGTTCGATCCGCCGCGATGGGCGCTCGCTGGGACAGATGGCCCGCGACGAGCTCGGCCCCATCGGCGGCGGCGCGGCCTTGCTCGGGGTGATGTGCATCATGATCATCCTGATCGCGGTGCTGGGCCTCGTGGTGGTGAACGCCATGAAACATAGCCCTTGGGCCACTTCCACCGTGGGCGCGACCATCCCCATCGCCATGATCATCGGTGTGTATATGTCGAAGCTCAGGCCGGGACGGGTGATCGAGGCCACGGTGTTGGGGGTGTCGCTGCTGTTGCTGTCGGTCTGGGGCGGCGGGGTGGTCGATGGGATGCCGGGGCTGCGGGAAGCCTTCGATTATGACGGCCAACCCTTGGCCTTCATGGTCATCGCCTATGGCTTCGCGGCGGCGGTGTTGCCGGTATGGTTGCTACTGGCCCCGCGCGATTATCTCTCCACCTTCATGAAGCTCGGCACCATCGCCGCCCTAGCCGTGGCGATCCTGTGCCTGCATCCCGAGGTGAAGATGCCCGCCATGACCCGCTTCGTCGATGGCACCGGCCCCATCTTCGGCGGCACGCTGTTCCCGTTCGTGTTCATCACCATCGCCTGCGGGGCGATTTCCGGTTTCCATTCGCTGATTTCCTCCGGCACCACCCCCAAGCTCCTGGCGAACGAGGCCGACGCCCGCTTCATCGGCTATGGCGCGATGATGATGGAATCTTTCGTGGCGATCATGGCGATGGTGGCGGCGACCGTGCTGGACCCCGGCGTTTATTTCGCCATCAACAGCCCGGCGGGCGTGGTGGGGAAGGAGGCCGTGGACGCGGTGGCGAAGATTTCCGGCTGGGGTTTTCCGGTGACGGTGGAGCAGATGCAATTCCTGGCCCGCGAGATGGGCGAGACCACGCTGTTCGCCCGTACCGGCGGCGCGCCCTCGCTGGCGGTGGGCATGGCTTCGCTGTTCGCCAGCGCCTTCGGCCAGAGCCTTTTATCGCTGTGGTACCACTTCGCCATCATGTTCGAGGCACTGTTCATCCTGACCACGCTGGACGCCGGGACGCGGGTGGCCCGCTTCATGTTGCAGGATATCCTGGGCAACTGGATTCCGGCGCTGGGCCGGACTTCCTGGTATCCGGGGGTGATCCTGACCTCGGCCCTGGTGGTCGCGGGTTGGGGTTATCTCCTCTATATCGGCGTGATCGATCCCTTGGGCGGCATCAATAGCCTATGGCCCTTGTTCGGCATCGCCAACCAGATGTTGGCCGGGATCGCGCTCTGTGTCGCCACCACCATCATCGTGAAAAGCGGCAAGCTGCGCTATGCCTGGGTGACGGCGGTACCGCTCCTGTGGCTGCTGACCGTGACCACCACGGCGGCGCTGGAGAAGCTGTTCAGCCCGCAGCTGCGCATCGGCTTCCTGGCCCATGCGCGGGACATGGCCGACAAACTGGCGGCGGGAACCCTGCCCGCCGACCAAGTCGCCAAGGCACCGCAATTGATTTTCAACGATTATCTCGACGCCGCGCTGACCGGGCTGTTCCTGCTGGTGTCGTGGACCTTGGCGGGCGATACGTTGCGGGTATGTTGGGCCATCGTGGCGAAAAAGCCGCATCCGCCGTCCAGCGAGTCGGCGCATATTCCGAGCCGGCTGGTGGAGGATTGGGTCAGGGATTGA
- a CDS encoding tyrosinase family protein, producing the protein MGTETSRRQFMAGGLLAVAGAAIPWALSAGDKGTGAARSRPPSVRKNVKNLAKWEKDRLVQAMLALKQTRSPYDASLSYYDQLVRFHQLVVLRDRLGPGYSTAHDCPSFLPWHRKLLMLFEDALRAQVGDDLALPYWDWTDSDSLDVVFANSFMGPYLGDSSDNYALTKGPFRKGEFPVNILPQPIGGDTMAQSPFTFLTRGPKTVELPTAAEVDALMKVSRYDAPPYDMTADIQQSFRCYLGGVPAKGGGPILHSAVHAWLGGEWTGTYYSMAYQSSSTTFVGSMTALDSSPNDPVFWLHHCNVDRLWAVWEKRYGNLYEPSSGWHQGWNLDDEMYPFTEYKRFRDIKRYGITNASMLDISQLGYTYDDL; encoded by the coding sequence ATGGGAACAGAAACATCGAGACGGCAATTCATGGCGGGGGGCTTGTTGGCGGTGGCCGGTGCCGCCATACCCTGGGCGCTGTCGGCGGGTGATAAGGGCACGGGCGCTGCCCGTTCCAGGCCACCATCGGTGCGGAAGAACGTGAAAAACCTCGCCAAATGGGAAAAGGACCGCTTGGTTCAGGCCATGTTGGCACTCAAACAAACGCGCTCGCCCTACGATGCTTCTCTCAGCTATTACGATCAACTCGTGAGGTTCCACCAACTGGTGGTGCTGCGCGACCGGCTCGGCCCCGGTTATTCCACCGCCCACGACTGCCCTTCCTTCTTGCCCTGGCACCGGAAGTTGCTGATGCTGTTCGAGGACGCGCTCCGCGCCCAGGTCGGCGACGATCTGGCCCTGCCTTATTGGGATTGGACCGATAGCGACAGCCTCGATGTCGTTTTCGCCAATAGTTTCATGGGGCCATACCTGGGCGATTCCAGCGACAACTACGCCTTGACCAAGGGGCCGTTCCGCAAGGGGGAATTCCCGGTCAATATCCTGCCGCAGCCCATCGGCGGGGATACCATGGCCCAGTCGCCGTTCACCTTCCTGACCCGCGGCCCCAAAACGGTGGAGCTGCCCACGGCGGCAGAGGTGGATGCCTTGATGAAGGTTTCCCGCTACGATGCGCCCCCTTACGACATGACCGCCGACATCCAGCAAAGCTTCCGTTGTTACCTCGGCGGCGTGCCCGCCAAGGGAGGCGGGCCGATCCTGCATAGCGCCGTGCATGCCTGGCTCGGCGGCGAGTGGACGGGCACCTACTACTCGATGGCCTACCAATCGTCCAGCACCACCTTCGTCGGTTCCATGACCGCCTTGGACAGTTCGCCCAACGATCCGGTGTTCTGGTTGCACCACTGCAACGTGGACCGGCTGTGGGCGGTTTGGGAAAAGAGGTACGGCAACCTGTACGAACCCAGCTCCGGTTGGCACCAGGGTTGGAACCTCGACGACGAAATGTATCCGTTCACCGAGTACAAGCGCTTCCGCGACATCAAACGGTACGGGATCACCAACGCATCGATGCTGGATATTTCCCAACTCGGCTATACCTACGACGATTTATAA
- a CDS encoding right-handed parallel beta-helix repeat-containing protein: protein METRHGSAIIQALAIYTASMAFAPSAQAATNTPLDCPGVIATPGGYRLTQNTACSFLWMRDANKIFDLNRFAFTGDITIHMSDQTTISNGTLRTNHTVWGCSNGGKLRNVRVVSAGTPSSWGTIDNASLVENSVFENIPATALGFGTWGGACRGYSGGTVRNSAFTGNNIAVISWRPDVLIEKNLFRRNSIGVGLHSGLEEDATNNMIRLNQFLNNRAGIHMENFDNGYRPLTLQGNQILKNQFYHNATSGIVIELNCGTPSGNAPAPCPGQGTLIAGNQLISNGFGSPPEFPNDDGVTARANIQGMNHPDGLVGITLSGNSADRNADLGLDVPGATDGGGNRARFNGNPAQCDGVVCSKR from the coding sequence ATGGAAACCAGACATGGAAGCGCCATTATCCAAGCGCTGGCAATCTACACGGCCAGCATGGCTTTCGCGCCATCCGCGCAGGCGGCCACCAATACCCCCTTGGACTGCCCCGGAGTCATCGCCACCCCAGGCGGCTATCGGCTTACCCAGAACACGGCTTGCAGTTTTTTGTGGATGCGCGACGCAAACAAGATCTTCGATCTCAACCGTTTTGCCTTCACAGGGGATATCACCATCCACATGTCCGATCAAACCACGATAAGCAATGGGACGCTCCGCACCAACCATACCGTATGGGGCTGCTCCAATGGCGGTAAACTGAGGAATGTTAGGGTTGTTAGCGCCGGCACCCCCTCCAGCTGGGGCACCATCGACAACGCTTCCCTCGTGGAGAACAGCGTTTTTGAAAACATCCCGGCAACCGCGCTAGGCTTCGGTACCTGGGGCGGGGCCTGCCGCGGATATAGTGGCGGAACGGTGCGGAACTCGGCATTTACCGGCAATAACATTGCGGTTATAAGCTGGAGGCCCGACGTGCTGATCGAGAAAAATTTATTCAGGAGAAACAGTATAGGGGTCGGCCTCCATTCAGGGCTTGAGGAAGATGCCACGAATAACATGATTCGCCTTAATCAATTCCTAAATAACCGGGCGGGGATACATATGGAGAATTTCGATAATGGTTACCGCCCTCTAACACTGCAGGGGAATCAGATCCTCAAGAACCAGTTCTATCACAATGCCACCTCCGGCATCGTTATTGAACTCAATTGCGGAACCCCCTCCGGCAACGCCCCCGCCCCCTGCCCCGGACAAGGCACTTTGATAGCAGGCAATCAATTGATCTCCAACGGGTTCGGATCGCCTCCGGAATTCCCCAACGACGATGGCGTTACGGCCAGGGCCAATATCCAGGGGATGAACCACCCGGATGGCCTCGTCGGAATCACCTTATCGGGCAATAGCGCCGACCGGAACGCCGATCTTGGACTCGATGTGCCGGGAGCCACCGATGGCGGAGGCAACCGCGCCCGCTTCAACGGCAATCCGGCCCAGTGCGACGGCGTGGTCTGTTCCAAGCGATAA
- a CDS encoding pyridoxal phosphate-dependent aminotransferase: MPPQPLLRASRRMAQVQAPIIPVVADWLRSTPGTISLGQGVASWPPPPAALAAARAFGDRPEQHKYGPVQGIPELRERIERKLVAENGLANLEGRTVVVTAGANMGFLNALFAIADPGDEVILPLPYYFNQEMALRMLDCVPVPVPTDANHQLDLAALRAAITPKTRAIVTISPNNPSGAVYPEADLRAVNALCREHGLYHISDETYEYFVHDEARHFPPASSAGAESHTIALYSLSKAYGFASWRIGYMLIPEQLHDAVLKAQDTNLICAPLISQHAAVAALDVGAAYCRAQLRSLQQVRDIVLDELRTVADCCHVPPAQGAFYCLLKANTALDAMTLAERLIREHQVAAIPGNAFGLETGCYLRIAYGALEPDTAAEGIRRLTAGLRRILTSP, encoded by the coding sequence ATGCCTCCCCAGCCACTACTCCGCGCCAGCCGCCGCATGGCGCAAGTCCAAGCCCCCATCATCCCGGTCGTCGCCGATTGGCTCCGAAGCACCCCCGGCACCATCTCGCTGGGCCAGGGCGTGGCCTCATGGCCTCCGCCCCCAGCCGCGCTCGCCGCCGCCCGCGCTTTCGGCGACCGGCCCGAACAGCACAAATACGGCCCGGTCCAGGGCATCCCGGAACTCCGGGAGCGTATCGAGCGCAAGCTGGTCGCGGAAAACGGCCTCGCCAACCTGGAGGGCCGGACCGTGGTGGTCACGGCGGGCGCGAACATGGGCTTCCTCAACGCGCTGTTCGCCATCGCCGATCCAGGGGACGAGGTCATCCTGCCCTTGCCGTACTATTTCAACCAGGAAATGGCGCTCAGGATGCTGGATTGCGTGCCGGTGCCGGTACCGACCGACGCCAACCATCAACTCGACCTCGCCGCCCTCCGCGCCGCCATCACACCGAAAACCCGCGCCATCGTCACCATTTCGCCCAACAACCCCAGCGGCGCGGTCTACCCGGAAGCCGATCTGCGGGCGGTGAACGCGCTGTGCCGGGAACACGGCCTCTACCATATCTCGGACGAAACCTACGAATACTTCGTCCACGACGAGGCCCGGCATTTTCCCCCGGCCAGCAGCGCGGGCGCGGAATCCCACACCATCGCGCTGTATTCGCTGTCCAAAGCCTACGGCTTCGCCAGTTGGCGCATCGGCTACATGCTGATCCCGGAACAGCTCCACGACGCCGTGCTGAAAGCCCAGGACACCAACCTCATCTGCGCCCCGCTGATTTCCCAGCACGCCGCCGTGGCCGCGCTGGACGTGGGCGCGGCCTATTGCCGGGCACAGCTCCGCAGCCTCCAACAGGTGCGCGACATCGTGTTGGACGAATTGCGGACCGTGGCCGATTGCTGCCACGTCCCGCCCGCGCAAGGCGCTTTCTATTGCCTGCTCAAGGCAAATACCGCGCTGGACGCCATGACCCTGGCCGAGCGCTTGATCCGGGAACACCAAGTCGCGGCGATTCCGGGCAACGCCTTCGGCTTGGAAACGGGCTGTTATCTCCGCATCGCCTACGGAGCCTTGGAACCGGACACGGCGGCTGAGGGAATCCGGCGGCTGACGGCGGGATTGCGTAGAATCCTCACCTCCCCGTAG
- a CDS encoding Uma2 family endonuclease codes for MSSPPQFHCYTHEDYFALEQREDWRYEYCAGEIFAMAGGTESHALVGANIVIALGNTLRGKPCRVYNSDAKLYIRRHDHFCYPDAQVLCEKGIRHKLYVENPVLVVEVLSPSTESYDRGGKFEHYRSIETLGYYLLIDPDRPHVELYERLSAEAWRLTEYREGRIPLAGLEATLDLADIYAQVDFPTPESPNPKESA; via the coding sequence ATGTCGTCCCCACCTCAATTCCATTGCTACACCCACGAAGATTATTTCGCCTTGGAACAGCGCGAAGACTGGCGCTACGAATATTGCGCCGGGGAAATCTTCGCCATGGCGGGCGGAACCGAAAGCCATGCCCTGGTCGGTGCCAATATCGTCATCGCCTTGGGCAACACCCTGCGCGGCAAGCCCTGCCGGGTCTACAACTCGGACGCGAAGCTTTATATCCGCCGCCACGACCATTTTTGCTATCCCGATGCCCAGGTGCTATGCGAAAAGGGCATCCGCCATAAACTCTATGTGGAAAACCCGGTCCTGGTGGTGGAAGTGCTGTCGCCCTCGACCGAATCCTACGACCGGGGCGGCAAGTTCGAGCATTACCGGAGCATCGAAACCCTCGGCTATTACCTGCTGATCGACCCGGACCGCCCGCATGTGGAACTGTATGAACGGCTGTCGGCGGAAGCTTGGCGCTTGACCGAATACCGGGAAGGCCGCATCCCGCTCGCAGGGCTGGAAGCCACGCTGGACCTCGCCGATATCTACGCCCAGGTCGATTTCCCCACGCCAGAATCACCCAACCCTAAGGAATCCGCATGA
- a CDS encoding DUF2167 domain-containing protein — protein sequence MNSFRRPAPWLLLLAALAAAPAQAAPELPETTRSQLETAFQAVDAATIKGPTDVAIAGQAVLQLPSGYHFVPAEPARQLLAAMGNPGADHVQGMIFPAREQEAPWFIVVSFNPAGYIKDDEAKDWKADALLEEIRKGTATANEERRTRGLPELTVAGWVEAPQYDPETHRLVWSLSSRLSGNDQPSGVNYNTLMLGREGYISLNLVTDLASIERLKPVARNMLASLEFDAGKRYADFQPDTDKVAEYGLAALVAGVAAKKLGLLALAGVFFAKFAKVILAGAVVAMGGFAKVFGRKKKPEA from the coding sequence ATGAATAGCTTCCGCCGCCCGGCCCCGTGGTTATTGCTCCTGGCCGCGTTGGCCGCGGCCCCGGCCCAAGCCGCCCCCGAACTCCCGGAAACCACCCGCTCCCAGCTGGAAACCGCGTTCCAGGCGGTGGACGCGGCCACCATCAAAGGACCGACCGATGTCGCCATCGCCGGACAGGCGGTTTTGCAACTGCCTTCGGGCTATCACTTCGTGCCCGCCGAACCCGCCCGCCAATTGTTGGCGGCCATGGGCAATCCCGGCGCGGACCATGTGCAGGGCATGATCTTCCCGGCCCGCGAACAGGAGGCCCCCTGGTTCATCGTGGTGAGCTTCAATCCGGCGGGCTATATCAAGGACGACGAGGCCAAGGATTGGAAGGCCGACGCCCTCTTGGAGGAAATCCGTAAGGGCACGGCCACCGCCAACGAGGAACGGCGGACGCGGGGCTTGCCGGAACTCACCGTGGCCGGCTGGGTGGAAGCCCCCCAGTACGACCCCGAAACCCACCGGCTGGTGTGGTCGCTATCGAGCCGGCTTTCCGGCAACGACCAACCCAGCGGCGTCAATTACAACACCTTGATGCTGGGACGCGAGGGCTATATCAGCCTCAACCTGGTGACCGACCTCGCCAGCATCGAGCGGCTCAAGCCCGTCGCCCGCAATATGCTGGCCTCGCTGGAGTTCGACGCGGGCAAGCGCTACGCCGATTTCCAGCCGGACACCGATAAGGTCGCGGAATACGGACTCGCCGCCCTGGTGGCCGGGGTGGCGGCCAAGAAGTTGGGGTTATTGGCCTTGGCGGGGGTGTTCTTCGCCAAGTTCGCCAAGGTCATCCTGGCCGGGGCGGTGGTGGCGATGGGCGGATTCGCCAAGGTGTTCGGGCGGAAGAAGAAACCGGAGGCCTAG
- a CDS encoding DMT family transporter, protein MQQWIFLAVAIVSEVVATSALKATEGFTRLWPSLIVAFGYVLAFFFLSLTLKTLPVGVAYAVWSGVGTALVVLIGWACLGQALDIPAMIGLLLIVAGVVVLNFSKTVSHA, encoded by the coding sequence ATGCAGCAATGGATTTTCCTGGCGGTGGCCATCGTCAGCGAAGTGGTCGCCACCTCGGCGCTCAAGGCCACCGAGGGCTTCACCCGTTTGTGGCCTTCGTTGATCGTGGCCTTTGGATACGTGTTGGCCTTTTTCTTCCTGTCGCTCACGCTTAAAACCCTTCCAGTGGGTGTGGCTTACGCCGTTTGGTCCGGTGTGGGAACCGCGCTGGTGGTATTGATCGGATGGGCTTGCCTGGGGCAGGCGCTCGATATTCCCGCCATGATCGGTTTGCTATTGATCGTGGCGGGCGTCGTCGTCCTCAATTTCTCCAAGACGGTTTCCCATGCCTGA